The genomic region GACGGCTCCACCTCCGCGGAAGTCATCGAGATCGTCGGTAAGACCGGCATGCACGGCGAAGCCATGCAGGTCAAGTGCCGCATCCGCGAGGGGGAAAACCAGGGTCGCATCATCACGCGAAACTGCCTCGGCCCCGTCCGTGAGGGCGACGTCTTGCAGCTGCGCGAGACCGCCCGCGAGGCCGACTCCATCGGAGGACAATAATGGTTCGAACACGTGACTGCGAGTACTGCGGTGACGATATCGTCCCTGGCACGGGCACGATGTTCGTCC from Haloarchaeobius sp. HME9146 harbors:
- a CDS encoding 30S ribosomal protein S28e, which codes for MSAEESTDGSTSAEVIEIVGKTGMHGEAMQVKCRIREGENQGRIITRNCLGPVREGDVLQLRETAREADSIGGQ